The following proteins are encoded in a genomic region of Synechococcus sp. ROS8604:
- the psbA gene encoding photosystem II q(b) protein: MTTTIQQRSGANGWQQFCEWVTSTNNRLYVGWFGVLMIPTLLAATTCFIVAFIAAPPVDIDGIREPVAGSLMYGNNIISGAVVPSSNAIGLHFYPIWEAASLDEWLYNGGPFQLVVFHFLIGIYAYMGREWELSYRLGMRPWICVAYSAPVAAASAVFLVYPFGQGSFSDAMPLGISGTFNYMLVFQAEHNILMHPFHMLGVAGVFGGSLFSAMHGSLVTSSLVRETTETESQNYGYKFGQEEETYNIVAAHGYFGRLIFQYASFNNSRSLHFFLAAWPVVGIWFTALGVSTMAFNLNGFNFNQSILDGQGRVLNTWADVLNRAGLGMEVMHERNAHNFPLDLAAAESTPVALQAPAIG; encoded by the coding sequence ATGACTACCACCATCCAGCAGCGCTCCGGCGCTAACGGCTGGCAGCAGTTCTGTGAGTGGGTCACCTCCACCAACAACCGTCTTTATGTCGGTTGGTTCGGTGTTCTGATGATCCCCACCCTGCTTGCCGCTACCACTTGCTTCATCGTCGCTTTCATCGCCGCACCTCCGGTTGATATCGACGGCATCCGCGAGCCTGTTGCAGGTTCTCTGATGTATGGCAACAACATCATCTCTGGTGCTGTTGTTCCTTCCAGCAACGCCATCGGCTTGCACTTCTACCCCATCTGGGAAGCTGCTTCACTCGACGAGTGGCTCTACAACGGCGGTCCTTTCCAACTGGTTGTGTTCCACTTCCTGATCGGCATCTACGCCTACATGGGACGTGAGTGGGAACTTTCCTACCGCTTGGGCATGCGCCCTTGGATCTGTGTTGCCTACAGCGCACCTGTTGCTGCTGCATCTGCAGTCTTCCTGGTCTATCCCTTCGGTCAGGGTTCGTTCTCTGACGCCATGCCCCTGGGCATCTCTGGAACCTTCAACTACATGTTGGTCTTCCAGGCTGAGCACAACATCCTGATGCACCCCTTCCACATGCTTGGTGTGGCTGGTGTTTTCGGTGGTTCACTGTTCTCCGCCATGCACGGCTCACTGGTGACCTCTTCCTTGGTTCGTGAAACAACCGAGACCGAGTCCCAGAACTACGGCTACAAGTTCGGCCAAGAAGAAGAGACCTACAACATCGTTGCAGCTCACGGCTATTTCGGTCGCTTGATCTTCCAATACGCCTCCTTCAACAACAGCCGTAGCCTTCACTTCTTCCTTGCTGCCTGGCCTGTTGTCGGCATCTGGTTCACCGCCCTTGGCGTGTCAACCATGGCCTTCAACCTGAACGGCTTCAACTTCAACCAGTCCATCCTTGATGGTCAGGGCCGCGTCCTGAACACCTGGGCCGATGTTCTTAACAGAGCTGGACTTGGTATGGAAGTGATGCACGAGCGCAACGCTCATAACTTCCCCCTCGACCTGGCAGCTGCTGAGTCCACACCTGTGGCTCTCCAAGCACCTGCAATCGGTTGA
- the psbA gene encoding photosystem II q(b) protein: MTTTIQQRSGANGWQQFCEWVTSTNNRLYVGWFGVLMIPTLLAATTCFIVAFIAAPPVDIDGIREPVAGSLMYGNNIISGAVVPSSNAIGLHFYPIWEAASLDEWLYNGGPFQLVVFHFLIGIYAYMGREWELSYRLGMRPWICVAYSAPVAAASAVFLVYPFGQGSFSDAMPLGISGTFNYMLVFQAEHNILMHPFHMLGVAGVFGGSLFSAMHGSLVTSSLVRETTETESQNYGYKFGQEEETYNIVAAHGYFGRLIFQYASFNNSRSLHFFLAAWPVVGIWFTALGVSTMAFNLNGFNFNQSILDGQGRVLNTWADVLNRAGLGMEVMHERNAHNFPLDLAAAESTPVALQAPAIG; encoded by the coding sequence ATGACTACCACCATCCAGCAGCGCTCCGGCGCTAACGGCTGGCAGCAGTTCTGTGAGTGGGTCACCTCCACCAACAACCGTCTTTATGTCGGTTGGTTCGGTGTTCTGATGATCCCCACCCTGCTTGCCGCTACCACTTGCTTCATCGTCGCTTTCATCGCCGCACCTCCGGTTGATATCGACGGCATCCGCGAGCCTGTTGCAGGTTCTCTGATGTATGGCAACAACATCATCTCTGGTGCTGTTGTTCCTTCCAGCAACGCCATCGGCTTGCACTTCTACCCCATCTGGGAAGCTGCTTCACTCGACGAGTGGCTCTACAACGGCGGTCCTTTCCAACTGGTTGTGTTCCACTTCCTGATCGGCATCTACGCCTACATGGGTCGTGAGTGGGAACTTTCCTACCGCTTGGGCATGCGCCCTTGGATCTGTGTTGCCTACAGCGCACCTGTTGCTGCTGCATCTGCAGTCTTCCTGGTCTATCCCTTCGGTCAGGGTTCGTTCTCTGACGCCATGCCCCTGGGCATCTCTGGAACCTTCAACTACATGTTGGTCTTCCAGGCTGAGCACAACATCCTGATGCACCCCTTCCACATGCTTGGTGTGGCTGGTGTTTTCGGTGGTTCACTGTTCTCCGCCATGCACGGCTCACTGGTGACCTCTTCCTTGGTTCGTGAAACAACCGAGACCGAGTCCCAGAACTACGGCTACAAGTTCGGCCAAGAAGAAGAGACCTACAACATCGTTGCAGCTCACGGCTATTTCGGTCGCTTGATCTTCCAATACGCCTCCTTCAACAACAGCCGTAGCCTTCACTTCTTCCTTGCTGCCTGGCCTGTTGTCGGCATCTGGTTCACCGCCCTTGGCGTGTCAACCATGGCCTTCAACCTGAACGGCTTCAACTTCAACCAGTCCATCCTTGATGGTCAGGGCCGCGTCCTGAACACCTGGGCCGATGTTCTTAACAGAGCTGGACTTGGTATGGAAGTGATGCACGAGCGCAACGCTCATAACTTCCCCCTCGACCTGGCAGCTGCTGAGTCCACACCTGTGGCTCTCCAAGCACCTGCAATCGGTTGA